GCTTGTCAGCATCTACAAACTGAAGCGCTTTACGAAGTGTGTTCGCCACTTCTTCTGGTGTTTCAATTTGGTTAGATGCAACATCAATTGCGCCGACCATCACTTTTTTACCGCGAATGAGTTCGAGCAAATCGATAGGCACATGTGAGTTGTGACATTCTAACGAGATAATATCGATGTTAGATTTTTGCAGTTTCGGGAAAGCTTCTTCGTACTGGCGCCATTCTGAACCAAGTGTCTTTTTCCAGTCAGTGTTGGCTTTAATGCCGTAACCATAGCAAATGTGAACCGCAGTTTCACACTTAAGACCTTCAATTGCACGCTCTAAAGTCGCAACGCCCCAATCATTTACTTCGTCAAAGAATACGTTAAATGCTGGTTCGTCAAACTGAATAATATCTACACCAGCAGCTTCTAACTCACGTGCTTCTTGGTTCAAAATTTTTGCAAATTCCCAAGCAAGTTTTTCACGGCTCTTGTAGTGACCATCGTAAAGCGTATCAATCATGGTCATTGGGCCAGGTAATGCCCACTTAATTGGTTGATCAGTTTGCTGACGTAAAAACTTAGCATCTTCAACAAACACAGGCTTTTGACGAGACACTGCACCTACTACAGACGGTACGCTTGCGTCGTAACGGTCACGAATTCGAACTGTTTCGCGCTTCTCAAAATCTACGCCATTTAAGTGTTCGATAAACGTGGTCACAAAGTGTTGGCGGGTTTGTTCACCATCGCTCACAATGTCGATGCCAGCAAGGCGCTGTTCGTGCAACGCTAAACGTAAAGCATCTTTTTTACCTTCAAGTAGACCTTCGTTTTCGAGTTTCCAAGGCGACCAAAGCTTTTCAGGTTCTGCAAGCCAAGACGGTTTAGGTAAGCTGCCAGCAGTTGAAGTCGGTAGTAATTTTTTCATGATCAATGACCTATATGTTGATTAATTAAGAGCGTAATTAGCAGACCACTGCTCAAGAATCGCTTGGTATGGTTTGATAAATTGCTCTTCAACAAACTTCCCTTGCTCAATAGCGAGGCGGCTACGTTCTTCACGGTCATACACAATTCGAGTAAGTGAGTAATCTTCGTTCTTCAAGCTTGGCTGATAAGATTTTCCAGCCACTGAATTTGCGTTGTAAATTTCAGGACGGTAAATCTTTTGGAACGATTCCATGGTGCTGATGGTGCTGATCAACTCAAGGTTGGTGTAATCACTCAGCAAATCACCAGTAAAATAGAACGCCAAAGGTGCAGCACTGTTTTTAGGCATGAAATAGCGAACTTTTAAGCCCATTTTTTGGAAATATTCATCAGTGAGTGAATAGTCTTCTTGCTTGTATTCGACGCCCAAAACTGGATGTTCGTTTTCAGTACGGTGGTACTCTTTCGTTGTTGAAACGCTTAAGCAAATCACAGGCGCTTTTTTAAAGTTGGCTTTATAAGTTTCAGAGTTAATAAAGCTCTTAAACAAGTTACCGTGCAATTCACCAAATTTCTCTGGAGTGCTAAAAGTAGACTGATTTTTATTGTGGTCTAGCAACAGCACACTAAAGTCATAGTCACGTACATAAGAAGAGAAGTTATTGCCTACAATACCTTCAATACGTTCATTGGTTTTTTTATCAACAATATTGGTTTTCAATATTTCGATTAAAGGAAGCGCACTGTTTTGGCTTGCAGCATCAACATTCATTTCAACTGAAATAATTTCAAGTTCAACCGCATAGCGGTCGCCTTTAGGGTTGTCCCAATGAGCTAAAGTATTGAAACGATTGTCGATCATCTGTAATGTGTTGCGCAGATTTTCTTGGCGGCTCATCCCTCTCGCCAAGTTAGCAAAGTTGGTTGTAATACGCGTATTGTCTGCTGGACGATAGTTTTCATCGAAACAAATACTCTTAATCGTAAATGTAAATTCTTTACTCATTTTGATCAGTACCCTAATTTCTGAGATAAACCTAAAAAAATTTCGAGCTCTTTTTAAACTTTCCAGCCTTGTCAGATTTGTGCCTTAAGGTCTTATCAAAACTGAATTACTGGAGCGCTTCAGAGCGTGAATAGATTTATACCGCAATCACAACATGAATAAAAATGATTTAGTCTCATTCAAAACTGAGTGAAATTCATGTTTAGGGTTTAATAAATAAGTATGAAGTTAAATTTTTTTCATCTCGGGGAATTTTAGACAGCAGAAATTCAATATACGGCGCTCGCAAATCACCTTTACAAACCTAAATATTTATTAGTATTTTCAACAACTTAAATAACAAAACCTTTAAGAGAATGCCTAGACTTAAAGTAATTTATGCTGACTTTCATTCATCTCTGCTTTTAGCCATTCTAAAAATATAATCTTCCGTGAATCTTCCTCAAAAGCACTATGAGAAAGTAAAAAATAGGCTGAATTATCTTGCACAACAGGTGAAATTTTTTTCAGTAAGTTCCACTCAAGCTCTTTTTCAATCATATAAATTGAGATGACCGTTGCGCCGAGTCCAGCCAAACAACCTTCTAAACACAGATAAAAATGTTCGAGTTCAACTTTCGTGTAGCCTTTTAAACTCTGCTTTAGCTCAGCAATGCGGCTAACGCTTTTGAAAAAATTCGGTCTAGAGATCGAAATAAGTACGTCTTTGGTGTCCGATGGCTTGGTTGCTTGAACTAGAGCGATATATTCATCGGCAATTTTTTCGCTATAGATATGCTCTCCCCAATCAAAATCATTTCTACGAATTGCGATATCAATATTATCTTTTTCAAAGTCGACCACCCCGCCTGCGGTGAGTAGTACAACCTCAAAATCATGGCCGAGCTTTTTAAATTTTGATAACCGTGGAATGAGCCATTTCATGGAAAGAGTCGGTTCACACGATAAAACCAGTTGTTTGTTTTCAGTTTTAGGCTGGCTTAGCTCTATTAAACATTCATCAAGTTGACCAAAAACTTGATGGCAACAATTCAATAAAATTTCGCCCTGCTCAGTCATCACTAGTGTTTTATTTTTACGGTCGAACAAAGGCGTATTTAAGGCTTCTTCTAAATTATAAATCTGTTTACTGACCGCACTTTGCGTCACAAATAATTTCTTTGCAGCTAAAGTGACGCTGCCATACTTCGCCACAAAATAGAAAAATTTTAGTGAATTCAGCGATATTCTTTCGATCATTCTAAAAACTCATAGATATGTAGTCGTTTTTATCGATTTTTATTTCTAGGCTTCTGTTCAAAATAAAAATCATCTTGATTAAACCCTATTTTAGATGATGAAAAACATATTGAATATCGATATCTATCTTCACAAATGTAAAGCCCCAATCTTTCTCACTAAAAGAATAGCAGCTTTAAGTAAAACAGCACCCCTCTCAAATACATTCCAAAAAGTACAGATTAACCCTCTCGCTTTCAGTGAGGGTACAAGATAATGGCAGAGTTCATTGCGGTTATTCTCATTACGATTTTGGCAGTGGTAAGCCCCGGCGCTGACTTCGCGATTGTGACAAAAAACAGTTATCTGTACGGCAGAAAAATAGGTGTGTTCACTTCACTCGGAATATCGTTTGGCGTGTTGGTACATGTTACCTACACATTAATTGCCGTTGCGTTTGTGATGACTTATACGCCGCAAATTTTGAATATTGTTAAATATATTGGTGCGATTTATTTGATTTATATTGGCTATAAAACTTTTACTCAAGAACCTGTTTTAGACAACGCTGCCTTAACTTCTATAGGCACTTTGCAAGCCATAAAATACGGCTTCTTTACCAATGCCCTGAACCCTAAAACCACACTATTTGTAATTAGTACCTATACGCAAATTGTAAGTTTAACTACGCCTAAAACCGTTCTTTTGGCTTATGGCTTTTTTATGTCCTTTGCTCATTTTGTATGGTTTTCACTTGTCGCAGTGCTTTTTTCATCCATGCTGTTAAGGCAAAAAATGTTAGCCAAGCAAGTGCAAATTAATAAAGTGATTGGCTCAATTTTATGTGTATTAGGGGTGATTTTGCTTTTTACTAATTTCTAAGAAACTGTAAAGTGAGCTTGTCGTTTCTCTAGATTGAGTTTTTCTTTTTAAAAGCCAGTTCTTCAGACTATCCCTTTGATGAAAAGGGATAGTCTGTCGTGTGATAACTTTATTTAAATGTGCGCACTATAAATCACCACACTATTTTAATAATTGCTGAGCAATTTCCACTTGACCAAACTGGTCAGCACGAACTTCAATCATTTTATTAGGATCAATATATTTTCTAATAACACGATTGACCTCTTCAGCTGTTAATGAAGTAATCTCTTTATCTCGCAATATTCGACTATCCATCGCCAAATCGCGTTCTAGTTGGCTATTCAATAAGCGGTGTACACGGCTTACATCATATGCTGCAGCAGCACGTTGTTTCATGATTTCCAGCTTAGCCACTTCAACTTCTTGGGGAGTTAATCCAGTTTCCACCAAGTCTGACAAAGTTTTATGAACTGCTGTCGAAATTTGGGAGGTTTTTTCCGTGCTATAGTCTGCCGAAATTTTTAGGGTACCCACTTGTTCAAAAGCATCTAAATTTAAGCGGCTACTAAAGCCATAGACCAAAGCATTCTTTTCTCTTAACTCCATTGCTAGACGTGAAGACAATTGTGAATTCCCCAAAACTTGAGCAAATATAGTTATGGCTGCAGCATCACGATGTTCAGCCCCAACAGGAAAGTTTAAATAACTTTTATAAGATCCGAACTCACGCGGTTCTGACTGTACGTGCAAATGCTGGACTAAAGATTGAGTATATTGCTGCCCAATACGAGTAAACGGCGTTGTAGCATTCCAGTTTTCAAACTCTTTTTGTATAAATGCTTGCATATTTGCCTGCTGAACCTCACCCGTGATCGCAATCTGTGCGTGAGTCATACCCATCATTTTTTGATGAAGTTGTTTCACTTGCTGCTGAGTCACAGCTTTATATTGAGCATAAAGATTCTTAGGTTCAAAATGGTAGCGTAAATCATCTGCTCCATAATGCTCTAATAAACGCCCCATCTGTATTTCTGATACGAATTTAGGCTCTGTAAAGCTCTGTTGCAAATGTGCGAGACGCTGTTTTTTTAATATCTCGAATTCAGGTTGATCAAAACTTGCATCTTTTATTAACTCACTAATAAAGGACAGATATGCTTCGAATTGTTCCTTTGGTGCTTGAATGTCTACTTTCAGTTGATTATTTTCAATACTCGACTTTACCTGCCCTTGTAGCTTAATAGACTGGTCAATAATTTGTTCATATGTATATTTCTTAGTACCTTTGAACAACAAGCTATTCATCAGTTCAAGTGCAGCCCCTTGAGCTGCCAATGATTTCTCCGTACCAAAGTTCATCGTCAGCGTAGCGTAAGTCAGTTTATCTGGCGTCGGCGTTGAAAAAATGGCGTATTTCAATCCATTTTTGAGCTGTCCGCGATAAATATTTTTATCTAAATTAACCAATTGTGTCTGAGATTGTTGCTGTAATTGCTTTAATTCTTTATCAAAACGCATGAAATCTTTTTTAGACCAAGCAGGTTGTTCGGCAACCTTGTTTGCAACCTGCATTGCTTGAGGCACTAATGTTTGCAGTTGCTTTTGCTGGGTATAAGGTGTCGGCTCAATGTAAGTCATCAGGCGTCGTTCAGGATTAAAGAATGTCTTTAGTTCATGATTAACGTCTGACACATTAATTGTTTGTAATGCGTTATACCTATTGAAATATTCTTTCCAGTTTCCTTTTTCCTGAATTAAAACTCCACCTAGCATTGAACTAATTGCACTTGAATCAGACATCATCTGCTCGTGTGCATTTTTCATTTGGTTTTTAGCGCGTTGCAATTGTGTTTGATCAAATTGAGCAGGCTGTTCACTTTCTTTAATCAAAGTCGACGTTATTCCCTGAACTTTTAATTTTTCGTTATAGCCGGCTCCCATATATACAATATTAAAGTCTTTGGTCAGCCATGTGCTTGCATTCACATTATTAGCATCACCATTCATCACCATACTTTTATATAACTGTCCCGTGGGTTGCGCACTATATAGATATGGAACAAACGATAAAGCTTTTTGTAATTGATCATTTTGTCCTGCAACATAAATCAACTGTGTTGAATAATCGCGTCCCTTTTGAACTGTAAATGTTTTTTCTGCCACTTGTTGAATGGCTGGTTTAGGAGGTTCTTTTACCTGTGGTAATACTTTTGAAGGTAGCGCTGAAAAGGTTTGATCAACTTGTTTAAGGATATCTTGTTTATTAAATTTTCCTGTCAGAATGAGTACCGCATTATTTGGGGCATACCAAGTTTTATAATACTGCTCTATTTCGGGTAACTCTATTGTTTGAAGCTCTTCGAGGCTTCCTATCGGCATCCTTCCTAATGATTGTTCACCATAGAGATTTTTAAGCACCCGATCTACCATAAGAGCAGTGGGTTTATCCATTCGTACTTCACGTTCACGTTTAACGATTTCAATTTCAGGAGCAACATATTCTTTTTTTAACACCAAATTATTCATACGCTCAGCTTCAAGCAATAAGACCTGAGAAATAGCATTGGAGTCAGGTCGTACGACATTGAGATAACGAGTTGCATAATGGTTTGTAACTGCATTTGCCCGTAATGTGTATTTATCTAAGCGTCTTTGAAAATCATCTCCTACAATATTTTTGGTTCCTTTAAACGCTAAATGCTCAAGTAAATGAGCCAGACCACTTTTTCCCTGAGGGTCATTAAGTGAACCTGTGAAATATAAAACATCTAACATGACCTTGGTTTCTTGATCATTCGGTGCAACTAAAACACGCAATCCATTATTTAATTTATATTCTTCAATACCTTGGTGTTGAGTCACTTTTTCTATATCAGCCCATACAGCAGGCGTTAATCCAAGAAGACATAAGCTTAAGGAAAGTCGTTTTAAAGTGATAAACATGTTCAAACTCGATTTATTAGATAAGACAAAACAGGCCCATAAGCAGACCGCTTATGAGCACATGTAAAAGGCTGAGTTATTCAGTAGAGATTTCAGGTCGTGGCAATGTAATGTATAAAACCTGATTATCTATGTTGAGCAGACGAGCAGCCATATCACGTATTTGAGGAGTGGTTATGGCTGTAGATAGGTGATCGACAGATGAAAGATAACGGGCATCACCGTAGTGTTCGTAACTCAGCAATAATCGTTTTTGCAACGTATAAATATCCTGAACTCGTGCTTTTTCACTGCGTTCAAAGTTTTGTCGTTGCAGCAAAACATCTTCATCACTAATCAATTGTGGAAGTTGTTTCAGCGTTACCTGCGTTTTTTCCCACAATTCATTTACACGATCAGGTGATGCTGTATAACTGACATCTGTTTCAATGCGCTGATTTTGATCATTTAAAGTACTATTTATCTTCATTCGATAAATGCCTTGTTCTTGATCTCTTAAAGTATTTTTTAAATATTTTTCGGCCAGATTACGAGCAATACTCACTTTAACAGCCTCTTCTGGAGACCATTGCATAGGAGAAAAGCTCCAAGCACGTATTTCTGCACGTGGTTCTATGTTAATAGCAGATGTCTTATGGCGATTGCCAACTTGCGCCAAGAAAGTATTTTCAGTGAATACCTGCTGACGCGAAATACTAGCTAAATAAGTTTCTATGGGCGCTTTCATTTTTTTGGCATTAAGATTTGCCAAAATATAATAGGTTACAGGCGCCTGAGTTGACTTTACCCATTGCTCTGTCAAATCTGATTCCGTGACATGCTGTAGTTCACTTAAAGTCGGTTGCTGATCTTGCTGTGATCCAAAACGTAGCTCTTTAATCTCCATTTCACGTTTGCCTGACACAGATGAATCAGAATGTGCTTTGCGGCGCATTAATGCAGCTAATGTATTTTTGAGAGTTTGAGATTCAAGTTGTGGTTTTTGTTGTACTGCATGATAAAGGTGAAGAAGCTGCTTAAATTCTCTTTCAGAACTTTGACCATTAAGAACTAGTTCATTCATATTTTGGGAAATATTAAAAGAAATACCATGCTGCTTTTTCCATGCGTTCAATTCATTGGCTTGCCATCCTGCTGGGCCAGTTTGACCAATAATTTGACTGGCAATTTGAGCCTTCCATGGGCTTAAACCTTGTGCCATAAAACCAGCTGAGCTGTGGGCAGTAAAATAGATTTTGTCTTTTGCTAATGGGGTTTTTAACCATACGACCTTATCCCCATTACTAAGTGTCCATTCCTCAACATGATTTTCATTTTGAGAACGAATAGCTGTAATTTTCCCCTGTTTTTTTACTGGCGCCAATACCTGAGTTTTTATTTGAATTGCCTGTTGTAATGGAGAAAGCGTTCGTTGCTGTATTTCCGCTTGAAGTTGATAAATTTCCTGAGCTTGAGGTAACTCAAAGTCAGCACGACCAGGTACGCTATATTGTAAAACCTGATCTGGAGAGCTTAACCAAGTTTGTATACGTTGATTTACTTCTTGAGTTGTGATTGTCGGTAAAATAGCCAATGCATCTTTTGCAACTGCCCAACTTCCTTTGAAGTCTCGGCCTTGTTGCCAATTCAAAGTCAATTTTTGCACCCATTCTTCAAAGTCGCGCTGCTCAGGTTGCTTTAACATTTTTCTGGCAACATTCAGGACATCAGCTTTGGCTTGTTCTATTTCTTTTGAGCTTAAAGGGTAACGTTGCAAACGAGTAATTTCTTCCAATAAAACTGGCAATGCAGCTTCATGTTGTGTTGGCAACACATCTACAAACAATCCAACAGCAGTGGTGTGTTGACCAATATCAGCCTTTCGAATCACCATACTGGCAATATGATCAGGTAAATTTTCAGCTTGACGTCGCACTTGTTGAGTCAAGACCGTGGTCGCAATTTGATCTAGCAAACGCTGACGCATGCCTTCACGGCTATTTTGTTTGCTTAACTGATCATCTAAACGAAACACATATGAAATTTGGCTGCTCCCACTTTCACTATCGTATAACCGCACGATTCGCAATTGTTTAGTCAGTTGTGGATCATAATTTTTTTGCTCTGGAAGACTTCTCGACTGAAGTGACCCAAAATATTGTCGTATTTGAGGAATAACTTGTTTAGGATCCACATCCCCAATTAGCATTAATTGCATATTTTGAGGTTGATACCATGTGTTGTGAAATTGATGAATAGTTTCGACATTTGTAGTTCGAATCGAATCTTCAGTACCAATAACTGGTCTTTCAGGATAAAGGGAACCTGCTCTTAAAGCCTGCATGCGTTGTTGATTCATCCGTTCAGCAACTCCTAGCTTCCCTCGCCACTCTTCCAAAATAATTGGGCGCTCTTTTTCCAGATCTTGAGCTGTAAAAGTTGTATGGCCTACCATTTGGCTCAGTACTTTTAAACTGTCTTGTGTTTGCTGACTTCCTTTTGGCGGACTAAACATATACATAGTGCGTTCGTGATTTGTCACGGCATTATAATTTTTACCTCTGGTCCAACCCTGCTGGTGCAATGTTTGGGCAACCCCCAATGGGAAAGCTTCGCTTTGGTGAAACACCATATGCTCAAGCATATGTGCAACCCCTAACTGCTGGGAATTTTCGTTAAGTGAACCGGCATTTACTAATAATCGAATATCAATACGTTTTTGTTGGCCAATTAATGGCACCAAAGTGTATTTAAGACCATTTTCTAAGGTACCTTCGGTAATTTGCGGCAAAGGGCTCTTAGCAGCATAAACAGGAAAACCGGGTACAACCATTAATAAACAAACCGTCAGAATAGAGTTTTTCATTTAATACAACTTAAATTCAATAAAAGGAAAAGAATGGATGGATCAGAATTTTCCATCCATAAATGCAAGAAAAAGACTTACCAGCTCCAAGAAGCCCCTAACCAGATTTGACGTCCGGTTTTATAAGTTGTTGCTGAGCTGGAGCTAGTCGATTTATGGGTTTCAACTGCTGTATTAAAGACGTTCAAGATATCTAAACTAATTTGTAAACTTTGATCTTTAAAGATCGGCTGGTTATACATCAAACGCCAATCATAAGAAAAGTAATCGTCATATTTTTCTTCTGTATATAAAGTTGCGTTACCCGTGTAATTTCCACAAATAATATTCCCCTCAACACATGTTTCTGTTGAGGTTGAATAGCCTGTGTAACCAGAGGTATAACCAAGGCGTTGTGACCAATTAAGATTTAATAAAGGAATATGCGTATCTACATTCAAGAAAACAGTCCAAGGAGTATTGTAATCCAATGCATCCATATCCCCTTTCTCCATTAGTTTTCCTTTAAAAATGACCATATTGTCATCGGAGCTACTTTGATCATAATAGGTTTGAGAACTGGATTTATTATTCGAATAATTTGCACCTAAGCTCCAGTTCACATCTGCATATTTAAATTTGTATGGACTGATCGGTTCAATGCTAAGTGAAACAGTGTCTCCTTGCGTGGTTGCCTCATTGGTCAAGACATAATATTTTTTCCCATTTTCATCAGTTGTCGAACTACGACCAAATTGATTCTTTCCATCACGATGTACATATTTTACTGTCCAAACAGTATCTAAAATACGCTGAGACAACCCCAAATTAAGCTCATCGCTATAAGGTGTTTTAAGTTTTGAAACATCATAATCATAACTTGATGTCGTCAAATCACCACTCACCCATGGTGAACTAGCATCTGTACGAGTCTCTACATAGTATTGGCTAATACCACTACGCAATTTATAAGCCAACATATTCTGAGCGTAGTATCGATTGGCACCTGTGAAAATACGACTTTTACGATCTCCAAAAACATCAAATGATGCTGCTAGACGTGGAGCAATGTTCACATTTTCCAAATAATTGTCATATGAAACACGCACTCCTGGAGTTACCTCAAGTCGTCCCCATGTCATACTGTCTTGCAAGTATGCTGCATAATTGGTGTAATTTCCTTCAACACTTCGCGTAGGATAAAGTGTTCGACTTTTATAGTATTGTTCCCCATCAATACATAAGCTGTCACCCGCCTGACAAACCGTCGAACTGTCCCAAGTTGGAGTACTACGTCCAAGATATACATCTCTGAAACGTCGGTAAGAGGCATCATACAAATCTAACTGCCAACCTAAATCAATTTGATGATTTAATTGAGCCAGCTTAAAAGGATTAAACTCATAATTTTGTTTGGCTGTATAAGTATTTTTTTCTGTTTCAAATTCACCATATCCACCATAGTATCCAAAACGGTTGGCTGCTGTTTCACTACCTGATGAATACCAATTAATCTGGTCAGACTCTTCATTTTTATATCTGCTATACCAACTCGCATAATAATCCGCAGCATGTTCAATATGATTTTGCTCATGCTGATATCCCACTAGACTACTTAACTTACCCCAATCTGCCAGATGCTCCCATTCAACATTAAATCTGTACCCACCGCCTTCATTAGTAAAAGCACCATTTTTTACATTACGCTTTAAATAGGTCGACT
This region of Acinetobacter sp. XS-4 genomic DNA includes:
- a CDS encoding methionine synthase, with the protein product MKKLLPTSTAGSLPKPSWLAEPEKLWSPWKLENEGLLEGKKDALRLALHEQRLAGIDIVSDGEQTRQHFVTTFIEHLNGVDFEKRETVRIRDRYDASVPSVVGAVSRQKPVFVEDAKFLRQQTDQPIKWALPGPMTMIDTLYDGHYKSREKLAWEFAKILNQEARELEAAGVDIIQFDEPAFNVFFDEVNDWGVATLERAIEGLKCETAVHICYGYGIKANTDWKKTLGSEWRQYEEAFPKLQKSNIDIISLECHNSHVPIDLLELIRGKKVMVGAIDVASNQIETPEEVANTLRKALQFVDADKLYPCTNCGMAPLSREVARGKLNALTAGAEIVRRELTGFDLTA
- a CDS encoding M16 family metallopeptidase; the protein is MKNSILTVCLLMVVPGFPVYAAKSPLPQITEGTLENGLKYTLVPLIGQQKRIDIRLLVNAGSLNENSQQLGVAHMLEHMVFHQSEAFPLGVAQTLHQQGWTRGKNYNAVTNHERTMYMFSPPKGSQQTQDSLKVLSQMVGHTTFTAQDLEKERPIILEEWRGKLGVAERMNQQRMQALRAGSLYPERPVIGTEDSIRTTNVETIHQFHNTWYQPQNMQLMLIGDVDPKQVIPQIRQYFGSLQSRSLPEQKNYDPQLTKQLRIVRLYDSESGSSQISYVFRLDDQLSKQNSREGMRQRLLDQIATTVLTQQVRRQAENLPDHIASMVIRKADIGQHTTAVGLFVDVLPTQHEAALPVLLEEITRLQRYPLSSKEIEQAKADVLNVARKMLKQPEQRDFEEWVQKLTLNWQQGRDFKGSWAVAKDALAILPTITTQEVNQRIQTWLSSPDQVLQYSVPGRADFELPQAQEIYQLQAEIQQRTLSPLQQAIQIKTQVLAPVKKQGKITAIRSQNENHVEEWTLSNGDKVVWLKTPLAKDKIYFTAHSSAGFMAQGLSPWKAQIASQIIGQTGPAGWQANELNAWKKQHGISFNISQNMNELVLNGQSSEREFKQLLHLYHAVQQKPQLESQTLKNTLAALMRRKAHSDSSVSGKREMEIKELRFGSQQDQQPTLSELQHVTESDLTEQWVKSTQAPVTYYILANLNAKKMKAPIETYLASISRQQVFTENTFLAQVGNRHKTSAINIEPRAEIRAWSFSPMQWSPEEAVKVSIARNLAEKYLKNTLRDQEQGIYRMKINSTLNDQNQRIETDVSYTASPDRVNELWEKTQVTLKQLPQLISDEDVLLQRQNFERSEKARVQDIYTLQKRLLLSYEHYGDARYLSSVDHLSTAITTPQIRDMAARLLNIDNQVLYITLPRPEISTE
- a CDS encoding LysR family transcriptional regulator, with translation MIERISLNSLKFFYFVAKYGSVTLAAKKLFVTQSAVSKQIYNLEEALNTPLFDRKNKTLVMTEQGEILLNCCHQVFGQLDECLIELSQPKTENKQLVLSCEPTLSMKWLIPRLSKFKKLGHDFEVVLLTAGGVVDFEKDNIDIAIRRNDFDWGEHIYSEKIADEYIALVQATKPSDTKDVLISISRPNFFKSVSRIAELKQSLKGYTKVELEHFYLCLEGCLAGLGATVISIYMIEKELEWNLLKKISPVVQDNSAYFLLSHSAFEEDSRKIIFLEWLKAEMNESQHKLL
- a CDS encoding TonB-dependent receptor plug domain-containing protein — protein: MYRKAYLVLAMAALAPFAAYAVENDITPVDVDTKNSTQTDADKGGEDTLIVRSTPTSQTMGTQIITAEQISKMPTRNGSVTELLKNNPNVQFANAADNGNTQGEIQPENVSFHGEKFYQNNYMIDGLSNNNTINPGANGGDLTADPDGYSPTDLPAGGAQSFWINSELIESLEVFDSNIAAKYGDFTGGVVDAKLKDPDLQKASGRVSFRTTSDSLTEYHVDEKIQEDFNQASSLYYQPKFTKKFYSATINQPLSDKAGLIFSYNRQESEIPYYHSIIGAWENQERLAETFLLKGNYLADNGDTFRATAMYSPHESTYLKRNVKNGAFTNEGGGYRFNVEWEHLADWGKLSSLVGYQHEQNHIEHAADYYASWYSRYKNEESDQINWYSSGSETAANRFGYYGGYGEFETEKNTYTAKQNYEFNPFKLAQLNHQIDLGWQLDLYDASYRRFRDVYLGRSTPTWDSSTVCQAGDSLCIDGEQYYKSRTLYPTRSVEGNYTNYAAYLQDSMTWGRLEVTPGVRVSYDNYLENVNIAPRLAASFDVFGDRKSRIFTGANRYYAQNMLAYKLRSGISQYYVETRTDASSPWVSGDLTTSSYDYDVSKLKTPYSDELNLGLSQRILDTVWTVKYVHRDGKNQFGRSSTTDENGKKYYVLTNEATTQGDTVSLSIEPISPYKFKYADVNWSLGANYSNNKSSSQTYYDQSSSDDNMVIFKGKLMEKGDMDALDYNTPWTVFLNVDTHIPLLNLNWSQRLGYTSGYTGYSTSTETCVEGNIICGNYTGNATLYTEEKYDDYFSYDWRLMYNQPIFKDQSLQISLDILNVFNTAVETHKSTSSSSATTYKTGRQIWLGASWSW
- a CDS encoding M16 family metallopeptidase is translated as MFITLKRLSLSLCLLGLTPAVWADIEKVTQHQGIEEYKLNNGLRVLVAPNDQETKVMLDVLYFTGSLNDPQGKSGLAHLLEHLAFKGTKNIVGDDFQRRLDKYTLRANAVTNHYATRYLNVVRPDSNAISQVLLLEAERMNNLVLKKEYVAPEIEIVKREREVRMDKPTALMVDRVLKNLYGEQSLGRMPIGSLEELQTIELPEIEQYYKTWYAPNNAVLILTGKFNKQDILKQVDQTFSALPSKVLPQVKEPPKPAIQQVAEKTFTVQKGRDYSTQLIYVAGQNDQLQKALSFVPYLYSAQPTGQLYKSMVMNGDANNVNASTWLTKDFNIVYMGAGYNEKLKVQGITSTLIKESEQPAQFDQTQLQRAKNQMKNAHEQMMSDSSAISSMLGGVLIQEKGNWKEYFNRYNALQTINVSDVNHELKTFFNPERRLMTYIEPTPYTQQKQLQTLVPQAMQVANKVAEQPAWSKKDFMRFDKELKQLQQQSQTQLVNLDKNIYRGQLKNGLKYAIFSTPTPDKLTYATLTMNFGTEKSLAAQGAALELMNSLLFKGTKKYTYEQIIDQSIKLQGQVKSSIENNQLKVDIQAPKEQFEAYLSFISELIKDASFDQPEFEILKKQRLAHLQQSFTEPKFVSEIQMGRLLEHYGADDLRYHFEPKNLYAQYKAVTQQQVKQLHQKMMGMTHAQIAITGEVQQANMQAFIQKEFENWNATTPFTRIGQQYTQSLVQHLHVQSEPREFGSYKSYLNFPVGAEHRDAAAITIFAQVLGNSQLSSRLAMELREKNALVYGFSSRLNLDAFEQVGTLKISADYSTEKTSQISTAVHKTLSDLVETGLTPQEVEVAKLEIMKQRAAAAYDVSRVHRLLNSQLERDLAMDSRILRDKEITSLTAEEVNRVIRKYIDPNKMIEVRADQFGQVEIAQQLLK
- a CDS encoding LysE family translocator → MAEFIAVILITILAVVSPGADFAIVTKNSYLYGRKIGVFTSLGISFGVLVHVTYTLIAVAFVMTYTPQILNIVKYIGAIYLIYIGYKTFTQEPVLDNAALTSIGTLQAIKYGFFTNALNPKTTLFVISTYTQIVSLTTPKTVLLAYGFFMSFAHFVWFSLVAVLFSSMLLRQKMLAKQVQINKVIGSILCVLGVILLFTNF
- a CDS encoding DUF1852 domain-containing protein; translated protein: MSKEFTFTIKSICFDENYRPADNTRITTNFANLARGMSRQENLRNTLQMIDNRFNTLAHWDNPKGDRYAVELEIISVEMNVDAASQNSALPLIEILKTNIVDKKTNERIEGIVGNNFSSYVRDYDFSVLLLDHNKNQSTFSTPEKFGELHGNLFKSFINSETYKANFKKAPVICLSVSTTKEYHRTENEHPVLGVEYKQEDYSLTDEYFQKMGLKVRYFMPKNSAAPLAFYFTGDLLSDYTNLELISTISTMESFQKIYRPEIYNANSVAGKSYQPSLKNEDYSLTRIVYDREERSRLAIEQGKFVEEQFIKPYQAILEQWSANYALN